Proteins from one Cicer arietinum cultivar CDC Frontier isolate Library 1 chromosome 3, Cicar.CDCFrontier_v2.0, whole genome shotgun sequence genomic window:
- the LOC101494262 gene encoding 3-ketoacyl-CoA synthase 1-like — MDKERLTAEMDFKDSSSAVIKIRRRLPDFLQSVKLKYVKLGYGYSCNSTTSLIFALVVPLLLFLTVQFQLTDLKLHRFSRLWLNHTVQLDTDTAFGLIVLLFLFGLYWAKRSPTIYLVDFACYKPEKQQKMAVESFVEMLETSGRFEEKSLEFQRRILSRAGLGDETYLPKGVMTRPPNLSMKEARLEAEDVMFGALDALFEKTGVNPRDVDILVVNCSLFNPTPSLSAMIVNHYKLRTDIKSYNLGGMGCSAGLISIDLAKDLLKANPNSYAVVVSTENLTLNWYFGNDRPMLLSNCIFRMGGAAILLSNKSSDKTRSKYKLVHTVRTHKGADDKSYNCVYQREDDTGKVGVSLARELMAVAGDALKTNITTLGPLVLPFSEQLMFFVTLVRRKVLKASNVKPYIPDFKLAFEHFYFKLAIDHFCIHAGGRAILDELQKTLQLTEWHMEPSRMTLHRFGNTSSSSLWYELAYAEAKGRVVKGDRVWQIAFGSGFKCNSAVWKAVRDVPVVGDWQGNPWNDSLHHYPVTVPISISTSS; from the exons ATGGATAAAGAGAGATTAACGGCTGAGATGGATTTCAAAGACTCATCGTCCGCCGTAATCAAAATCCGGCGACGGTTACCGGATTTTCTACAGTCGGTGAAACTGAAGTATGTGAAGTTAGGCTACGGCTATTCATGCAACTCAACAACTAGTCTCATTTTCGCACTCGTGGTTCCTCTCTTGCTCTTTCTCACAGTTCAATTCCAACTCACCGATCTGAAACTCCACCGTTTTTCACGGCTCTGGTTAAACCACACCGTCCAACTCGACACCGACACGGCCTTTGGTTTAATCGTGCTTCTCTTTCTCTTCGGTTTATACTGGGCAAAAAGATCTCCAACAATTTATCTGGTGGATTTCGCTTGCTACAAACCGGAGAAACAACAGAAAATGGCGGTGGAGTCGTTCGTAGAGATGCTGGAAACCAGTGGCAGATTTGAAGAAAAATCACTTGAATTCCAGCGACGGATATTATCGAGAGCAGGTTTAGGTGACGAAACATACTTGCCAAAAGGAGTAATGACGCGTCCACCGAATCTAAGCATGAAAGAAGCGCGTTTGGAAGCAGAAGATGTAATGTTTGGAGCATTAGACGCACTTTTCGAGAAAACAGGTGTTAATCCTAGAGACGTTGATATTCTTGTGGTTAATTGTAGTTTGTTTAATCCAACACCTTCACTTTCTGCTATGATTGTGAATCACTACAAATTGAGAACAGACATTAAAAGCTATAACCTTGGAGGTATGGGTTGTAGTGCGGGTCTTATTTCAATTGATCTTGCTAAAGATCTTTTAAAAGCAAATCCAAATTCATATGCTGTGGTTGTGAGCACAGAGAATTTAACCCTTAATTGGTATTTTGGAAATGACCGTCCTATGCTTCTATCTAATTGCATTTTCCGAATGGGTGGGGCCGCTATACTTCTATCTAATAAATCATCGGATAAAACCCGGTCCAAGTATAAGTTGGTTCACACGGTTCGAACCCATAAGGGAGCCGATGATAAGAGCTATAATTGCGTTTACCAAAGAGAAGATGACACTGGGAAAGTTGGTGTTTCTTTAGCCAGGGAATTAATGGCCGTTGCTGGAGATGCTTTGAAAACTAATATAACAACTTTGGGACCATTGGTTTTGCCATTTTCTGAGCAGTTGATGTTTTTTGTGACTTTGGTTAGGAGGAAAGTGTTGAAAGCCTCAAATGTGAAACCTTACATACCAGATTTCAAGCTTGCGTTTGAGCATTTCT ATTTCAAGCTGGCAATTGACCATTTCTGTATACATGCTGGGGGTAGGGCGATTTTGGACGAGTTGCAGAAGACTCTTCAACTCACTGAGTGGCATATGGAGCCGTCTCGGATGACGCTTCATCGTTTCGGGAACACTTCGAGTAGTTCACTTTGGTATGAGTTGGCTTACGCTGAGGCTAAAGGTAGGGTTGTGAAAGGGGATCGAGTTTGGCAAATAGCATTTGGGTCAGGTTTTAAGTGTAACAGCGCAGTGTGGAAGGCCGTGCGTGACGTGCCAGTCGTGGGAGATTGGCAAGGTAACCCTTGGAATGACTCTCTTCATCACTATCCCGTTACTGTCCCTATTTCTATTTCTACTTCATCTTAA
- the LOC101494571 gene encoding 3-ketoacyl-CoA synthase 1-like, translating into MSMKLQYLSSIILLWSLNHTLLKQNTNIITSLLIVSLLLLILNWSKRSTSIYLVDFACYKPKKERKFKKEVFLKCLEESGYFNKDIVKFQLRILERSGLGDETYIPQSKPSTMSMKGANLEAEEVIFGTLDSLFAKTGIQPNEIDILIINCSLFNPTPSLSTMIVNHFKLKENIKSFSLGGMGCSAGTISINMAEELLKSNPNSYAVVVSTEIITQSWYLGNDRSMLLPNCIFRMGGAAVLLSNKPTSRTRSKYRLVHTVRTHTGANDKNFNCVYQREDNEGKIGVSLTKDLMIVAGEALKTNITTLGPLVLPFSEKFKFFISTVRKKVLRDSKVKTYVPDFKKAFEHFSIHAGGRGVLDEVQKNLKLSDWYMEPSRMTLHRFGNTSSSSLWYELAYTESKGRVSKGDRVWQIAFGSGFKCNSVVWKACRDMPFLDDWRGNPWDDSFHNYPVNLSNT; encoded by the coding sequence ATGAGTATGAAACTCCAGTACCTatcatcaataatattattatggTCGTTGAACCATACATTACTCAAACAGAACACCAACATAATCACTTCATTGTTGATTGTTTCACTCTTGTTGTTGATTCTAAACTGGTCAAAGCGTTCTACATCAATTTACCTTGTTGATTTCGCTTGTTACAAGCCAAAGAAAGAGCGAAAGTTCAAAAAAGAAGTATTCTTAAAGTGCCTAGAGGAAAGTGGGTACTTCAATAAAGATATAGTTAAATTTCAGCTACGAATTTTGGAAAGGTCTGGTTTAGGAGATGAGACATATATTCCTCAATCAAAACCATCAACCATGTCGATGAAAGGAGCAAATCTTGAAGCAGAGGAAGTGATATTCGGAACACTAGATTCTCTTTTTGCTAAAACTGGTATTCAACCAAATGAAATTGACATTCTCATTATCAATTGTAGCTTATTCAACCCAACACCTTCTCTCTCAACCATGATTGTAAACCACTTCAAACTTaaggaaaatattaaaagtttcaGTCTTGGAGGAATGGGTTGTAGTGCTGGTACGATCTCAATAAACATGGCTGAGGAACTTCTTAAATCAAACCCAAACTCTTATGCAGTGGTGGTGAGTACTGAAATCATAACTCAAAGTTGGTACCTTGGAAATGACCGTTCAATGTTACTACCCAATTGTATTTTTAGGATGGGTGGGGCTGCTGTGCTTCTTTCGAATAAACCTACAAGTCGAACCCGGTCTAAGTACCGATTGGTTCACACGGTTCGAACCCATACAGGAGCGAATGACAAAAACTTTAATTGTGTGTACCAAAGAGAGGACAATGAAGGGAAAATAGGTGTTTCTTTAACAAAAGACTTAATGATCGTAGCTGGAGAAGCCTTGAAAACTAACATAACCACTTTAGGACCATTGGTTTTACCGTTTTCGGAGAAGTTTAAGTTTTTCATATCAACTGTCAGAAAAAAAGTTTTAAGAGATTCAAAAGTGAAGACATATGTACCAGATTTCAAAAAGGCTTTTGAGCATTTTAGCATACACGCGGGGGGTAGAGGTGTGTTGGACGAGGTACAGAAGAATCTTAAACTCAGTGATTGGTATATGGAACCATCTCGGATGACACTTCACCGATTTGGGAACACTTCAAGTAGTTCTCTTTGGTATGAGTTGGCTTACACAGAGAGTAAAGGTAGAGTTTCAAAAGGAGATAGGGTGTGGCAAATTGCATTCGGGTCAGGTTTTAAGTGTAATAGTGTTGTTTGGAAGGCTTGTCGTGATATGCCTTTTCTAGATGATTGGAGGGGTAATCCATGGGATGACTCTTTCCACAACTACCCTGTTAATCTCTCTAATACATGA
- the LOC101495211 gene encoding heterogeneous nuclear ribonucleoprotein Q, protein MSEGAEIDERVDLDEENYMEEMDDDVEEQIDDDGVDGGEDDNAEGSVEEHEYEESAAAEAGRKDQFLDAEKSDLATEEDEQKPSLIDEEEKEKHDELLALPPHGSEVFIGGLPRDTCEDDLRELCEPMGDIVEVRLMKDRDTGESKGYAFVAFKTKEVAQKAIDDLHSKEFKGKTLRCSLSETKHRLFIGNVPKTWSEDEFRKVVEGVGPGVESIELIKDPQNPSRNRGFAFVLYYNNACADYSRQKMSSSSFKLDGNTPTVTWADPKATPDHSAASSQVKALYVKNIPENVTTDQLKDLFRRHGEVTKVVMPPGKVGGKRDFGFIHYAERSSALKAVKETEKYEIDGQALEVVLAKPQAEKKPDGGYAYNPGLHPNHLSHPGYGNFSGNLYGSVGAGYGVAAGYQQPMIYGRGPMPAGMQMVPMVLPDGRIGYVLQQPGVQVPATRPRRNDRGNGPSGQPGRGGGSGNDDGNRNRRYRPY, encoded by the exons ATGTCAGAAGGTGCAGAGATTGACGAGCGTGTTGACCTTGATGAGGAAAACTACATGGAAGAAATGGATGATGATGTTGAGGAACAGATAGATGATGATGGAGTTGATGGAGGCGAAGATGATAATGCTGAAGGTAGTGTCGAAGAACATGAATATGAAGAGTCAGCAGCGGCAGAGGCTGGTCGGAAAGACCAATTTCTCGATGCTGAAAAAAGTGACCTTGCCACGGAAGAAGATGAGCAAAAACCATCTCTCATTGatgaagaagagaaagagaagcaTGATGAACTTCTTGCTCTTCCTCCTCATGGTTCTGAAGTCTTTATTGGTGGACTTCCTCGTGATACGTGTGAAGATGACTTAAGGGAACTGTGTGAGCCAATGGGGGATATTGTTGAG GTTCGGTTAATGAAAGACAGGGACACCGGAGAAAGCAAGGGTTATGCTTTTGTGGCGTTTAAAACAAAAGAGGTGGCACAGAAGGCCATCGATGATTTACATAGCAAGGAATTTAAG GGTAAAACTTTGAGGTGTTCGCTGTCTGAAACCAAACACAGATTATTCATTGGTAATGTTCCAAAGACATGGTCAGAGGATGAGTTTAGGAAAGTTGTTGAGGGTGTTGGTCCTGGAGTTGAAAGCATTGAGCTCATAAAG GACCCTCAAAATCCAAGCAGAAATCGTGGGTTTGCTTTTGTTTTGTATTACAACAATGCATGTGCTGATTATTCACGGCAAAAGATGTCAAGTTCGAGTTTCAAGCTTGATGGAAATACACCAACTGTCACCTGGGCAGATCCAAAGGCCACACCTGACCATTCTGCTGCCTCTTCACAG GTGAAAGCTCTATATGTGAAAAACATACCTGAGAATGTTACTACTGACCAACTAAAAGATCTATTTCGCCGTCATGGGGAAGTAACAAAAGTGGTCATGCCACCCGGCAAAGTTGGAGGGAAACGTGATTTTGGTTTCATTCATTATGCAGAGAGGTCAAGTGCATTGAAAGCTGTAAAAGAGACAGAGAAATATGAAATTGACG GCCAAGCTCTTGAAGTTGTTCTTGCCAAGCCTCAAGCTGAAAAAAAACCTGATGGTGGCTATGCCTACAATCCTGGTCTCCACCCTAACCATCTTTCACATCCTGGTTATGGTAACTTTTCTGGAAATCTTTATGGCTCTGTAGGGGCTGGGTATGGTGTTGCTGCTGGTTATCAACAG CCAATGATATACGGTAGGGGTCCAATGCCGGCAGG AATGCAGATGGTTCCAATGGTTTTACCAGATGGTCGAATTGGCTATGTCCT TCAACAACCTGGTGTACAGGTGCCAGCTACCCGGCCTCGCAGAAATGACAGGGGCAATGGTCCCAGCGGTCAGCCGGGGCGTGGAGGAGGCAGTGGTAATGACGACGGAAATCGTAATAGAAGGTATCGACCGTATTAG
- the LOC101496297 gene encoding subtilisin-like protease SBT3 codes for MAMDIPRYLLFSFIITTHLVSSILVDQNSNNYIIHMNLSAMPTPFSNQQSWYLSIISSLLQITSDQVTINNHQLNHLSSSKLVYTYTNVMNGFCANLSPLELEALKTSPEYISSIKDLPIKLDTTHSPQSIGLNPVSGAWPTTQYGKNVIIGLIDSGIWPESESFKDDEISDIPSRWKGQCEKGTQFDPSLCNKKLIGARFFNKGLLANNPNMTISMNSARDIDGHGTHTTTTAAGSQVKGASYFGYASGSAMGMAPHAHVSMYKVLWEGGAYVSDTIAAIDSAIADGVDVLSLSLGFDEAPLYEDPIAIATFAAMEKNIFVSTSAGNRGPVLETLHNGTPWVITVSAGTLDREFHGDLTLADGTIVTGMSLYPGNFSTDKVPIVFMSSCDNFNELIEVKNKIVVCEDNNGTLGAQVDNIDRARVIGCVFISNSYDITYFLQTKFASIFLNPVNGKLIKDYIKCNSNPKASMKFKSTVLGTKPAPMVDSYSSRGPSHSCPFVLKPDITAPGTLILASWPQTVPATELQFQNNVFSNFNLLSGTSMSCPHVAGVATLLREAHPSWSPAAIRSAIMTTSDILDNTNELIKDIGNDYKPSSPLALGAGYINPNRALDPGLIYDAQKQDYVNLLCALNFTRKNIMAITRSFFNNCSNPSLDLNYPSFISFVNAANNGTVGSKVKQEFHRTVTNVGEEATTYVAKITPIEGFHVNVIPKKLVFKERNEKVTYKLRIEGRRILEKNKVAFGYLTWIDSKHIVRSPIVVTSLNSDLTPP; via the coding sequence ATGGCTATGGACATTCCTCGCTATCTATTATTCTCCTTTATCATAACCACTCACCTTGTTTCTTCTATATTGGTCGATCAAAATTCCAACAATTATATCATTCATATGAACTTATCAGCCATGCCCACACCCTTTTCTAACCAACAAAGCTGGTACCTGTCCATCATTTCCTCACTACTTCAAATTACTTCTGATCAAGTCACAATTAACAACCACCAACTAAACCATCTTTCTTCTTCAAAACTCGTCTATACCTACACTAATGTCATGAATGGTTTTTGTGCAAATTTGTCTCCTTTGGAGCTTGAAGCTTTGAAAACCTCTCCCGAATATATTTCATCTATCAAGGATTTACCTATCAAACTTGACACAACACACTCACCTCAGTCTATAGGCCTCAATCCTGTTTCAGGAGCGTGGCCTACAACACAATATGGAAAAAATGTTATCATTGGTTTGATAGATAGTGGAATTTGGCCAGAAAGTGAAAGCTTTAAAGATGATGAGATATCTGATATACCTTCACGATGGAAAGGCCAATGTGAAAAAGGTACTCAATTTGATCCTTCTTTGTGCAACAAAAAACTAATTGGAGCTCGATTCTTTAACAAAGGGTTGTTGGCAAATAATCCTAACATGACAATAAGTATGAACTCTGCACGTGACATTGACGGTCATGGCACTCACACAACAACCACTGCAGCTGGAAGCCAAGTTAAGGGTGCAAGCTACTTTGGTTATGCCTCTGGATCAGCAATGGGAATGGCTCCACATGCACACGTATCCATGTACAAGGTGTTATGGGAAGGAGGAGCATATGTGTCTGATACAATAGCTGCAATTGATAGTGCTATAGCAGATGGTGTTGACGTTCTTTCATTATCATTGGGTTTTGACGAGGCACCTTTATATGAAGACCCTATAGCTATAGCAACATTTGCAGCTATGGAGAAAAATATCTTTGTGTCTACATCCGCAGGTAATCGAGGGCCAGTGCTTGAAACTCTGCACAATGGAACACCATGGGTAATAACAGTGTCTGCTGGCACATTGGATCGTGAATTTCATGGTGATTTAACTCTTGCTGATGGAACCATAGTAACTGGTATGTCTCTCTATCCAGGGAACTTTTCTACAGACAAGGTTCCAATAGTTTTCATGAGCTCGTGTGATAATTTTAATGAGCTTATTGAAGTTAAAAACAAGATCGTGGTGTGTGAAGATAATAATGGAACACTTGGTGCTCAAGTAGATAACATTGACAGGGCAAGAGTTATTGGGTGTGTTTTCATATCAAATAGTTATGACATAACATATTTCCTTCAGACTAAGTTTGCATCTATCTTTTTGAATCCGGTAAATGGAAAACTCATCAAAGATTACATCAAATGCAACTCTAATCCAAAAGCAAGCATGAAATTTAAGAGCACCGTTCTAGGTACAAAACCAGCACCAATGGTAGATAGTTATAGTTCTAGAGGACCATCTCACAGTTGTCCATTTGTGTTGAAACCAGACATCACAGCTCCAGGTACATTGATCTTAGCTTCATGGCCTCAAACAGTTCCAGCGACAGAGTTGCAGTTTCAAAATAATGTCTTCAGCAACTTCAACTTGTTAAGTGGAACATCTATGTCTTGTCCACATGTTGCAGGTGTAGCAACACTTTTAAGGGAAGCACACCCTAGTTGGAGCCCTGCAGCCATTAGATCAGCTATTATGACAACATCAGACATTTTAGACAATACAAATGAACTCATCAAAGACATTGGTAATGATTACAAACCATCTTCTCCTCTAGCATTGGGAGCTGGCTATATTAACCCCAATAGAGCCCTTGATCCTGGACTTATTTATGATGCACAAAAACAAGATTATGTAAACCTTCTTTGTGCTTTAAACTTTACTCGAAAGAACATCATGGCCATCACAAGATCATTTTTCAATAATTGCTCTAATCCATCTCTGGACCTTAACTACCCTTCTTTTATTTCCTTTGTCAATGCTGCAAATAATGGTACTGTTGGGTCAAAAGTTAAACAGGAATTTCATAGAACAGTAACGAATGTTGGAGAGGAAGCAACAACATATGTAGCTAAAATAACACCTATTGAAGGGTTCCACGTGAATGTCATCCCCAAGAAGTTGGTGTTTAAAGAAAGAAACGAGAAGGTGACATACAAGTTGAGGATAGAAGGTCGAAGAatattagagaaaaataaagtAGCTTTTGGATATCTTACTTGGATAGACTCAAAACATATTGTTAGAAGTCCCATTGTGGTGACTAGCCTTAACTCAGATTTAACACCCCCGTAG
- the LOC101495962 gene encoding probable L-gulonolactone oxidase 6, translated as MMRELKWSVFIFLFIMYGVNSSPPSDPIQCSSKNTNCTITNANGMFPDRSICKVGEVKYPTSEAELISIVALASKNNKKMKVATRFSHSIPKLACPDGQNGLLISTKNLNKVLKIDAEAMTMTVESGVTLRQIISEAARFEMALPYTPYWWGLTIGGLMGTGAHGSTLWGKGSAVHEYVIDIRIVSPAGPQEGYAKVRNLNESHQHLNAARVSLGVLGVISQVTLKLEPLFKRSVTYITKDDSDLGDELISFGRKHEFGDVSWYPSQQKAIYRVDDRASANTLGNGLYDFTPFRSTLSAALTVIRATEELQEEKRDANGKCIGAKLIVATLEGTGYGLSNNGVFLGYPVVGLNNRMQSSGTCLDSLNDQMITACPWDSRIKGEFYHQTTFSVSLSVVKNFIEDIQKLVELEPKALCGLELYNGILMRYVTASSAYLGKTEDAVDFDITYFRSKDPLAPRLFEDIIEEIEQIGLFKYGGLPHWGKNRNLGFVGAIKKYNKADEFLKVKEEYDPKGLFSSEWTDQVLGLKEGVTILKDGCALEGLCICSQDSHCAPNKSYFCRPGRVYKDARVCRHDVQIKEESVLKDEL; from the exons ATGATGAGAGAATTGAAGTGGAGTGTTTTTATTTTCCTATTTATAATGTATGGAGTGAATTCAAGTCCTCCATCAGATCCAATACAGTGTTCTTCAAAGAATACAAACTGCACGATCACAAATGCGAATGGAATGTTCCCCGATCGAAGCATTTGCAAAGTTGGTGAGGTGAAGTATCCAACCTCAGAGGCAGAGCTCATATCGATTGTTGCGTTAGCttcaaaaaataacaaaaaaatgaaagtaGCAACGCGATTCTCACACAGCATTCCGAAATTGGCATGCCCTGATGGACAAAACGGACTTTTGATAAGTACAAAAAATCTGAACAAAGTGTTGAAAATAGATGCGGAAGCGATGACAATGACGGTGGAGAGTGGGGTGACATTGAGACAAATTATTAGTGAGGCAGCAAGGTTTGAAATGGCATTGCCATATACACCTTATTGGTGGGGTTTAACAATTGGTGGGCTAATGGGTACTGGTGCTCATGGAAGTACATTGTGGGGTAAAGGAAGTGCTGTTCATGAGTATGTAATAGATATTAGAATTGTTAGCCCTGCAGGACCTCAAGAGGGATATGCTAAGGTTAGAAATCTTAATGAATCTCACCAACATCTAAATGCTGCCAGAGTTTCTTTAGGGGTTCTTGGAGTTATTTCTCAG GTTACCCTGAAATTGGAACCACTCTTCAAACGATCtgttacatatataacaaaAGATGATTCTGATTTAGGAGATGAATTGATTAGTTTTGGCAGAAAGCATGAATTTGGTGATGTATCTTGGTATCCAAGTCAACAAAAGGCCATTTATAGAGTCGATGATCGTGCCTCCGCAAATACATTGGGCAATGGCTTATATGATTTCACTCCATTTCGCTCCACACTTTCAGCTGCATTAACCGTTATTAGAGCTACTG AGGAGCTCCAAGAAGAAAAACGCGATGCTAATGGAAAATGCATTGGTGCAAAGTTGATAGTGGCAACACTTGAGGGAACTGGTTATGGATTGTCTAACAATg GAGTATTTCTTGGATACCCTGTTGTTGGATTAAACAACCGCATGCAATCTTCAGGGACATGTTTGGATAGTTTAAATGATCAAATGATCACAGCATGTCCATGGGATTCTAGAATCAAGGGAGAATTCTATCACCAAACAACATTTAGTGTTTCCTTGTCTGTTGTAAAAAATTTCATCGAAGATATTCAAAAGCTTGTTGAGTTGGAGCCAAAAGCACTATGTGGCTTAGAACTATACAATGGAATCCTTATGCGCTATGTTACAGCTTCTAGTGCATACTTAGGAAAAACAGAAGATGCTGTGGATTTTGACATCACATATTTCCGCAGTAAAGATCCATTGGCTCCTAGGCTTTTTGAAGACATAATTGAAGAGATAGAACAAATTGGGTTGTTCAAATATGGAGGGTTACCACATTGGGGGAAAAATAGAAACTTAGGATTTGTGGGAGCAATCAAGAAGTATAATAAGGCAGATGAGTTTTTGAAGGTTAAAGAGGAGTATGATCCAAAAGGGCTATTCTCTAGTGAATGGACAGATCAAGTGCTTGGACTTAAAGAAGGGGTGACAATATTGAAAGATGGATGTGCATTGGAAGGATTATGTATATGCTCACAAGATAGTCATTGTGCACCAAATAAGAGTTACTTTTGTAGACCAGGAAGAGTTTATAAGGACGCAAGGGTTTGTAGGCATGATGTTCAAATCAAAGAAGAAAGTGTTTTGAAGGATGAGTTGTGA
- the LOC101496629 gene encoding uncharacterized protein, translating into MEFCPMCGTMLQIELPRHDIPSRFFCHNCPYVSPIQPGVKIKIRQLLVKKGIDPIISHDAMKNAPTAEVPCPNCRHDTAAYMEIQTRSADEPATIFYACLNEKCKHRWND; encoded by the exons ATGGAGTTTTGCCCAATGTGTGGGACCATGTTACAGATTGAACTACCGCGTCATGATATCCCCTCAAGATTCTTTTGTCATAATTGCCCTTATGTTTCTCCCATCCAGCCAGGG GTTAAGATTAAGATCAGGCAATTACTGGTGAAAAAAGGAATTGACCCTATTATCTCCCATGATGCCATGAAGAATGCACCCACTGCTGAGg TACCATGCCCAAATTGCCGCCATGATACAGCTGCTTATATGGAAATTCAGACTCGTTCAGCTGATGAACCGGCAACTATATTTTACGCGTGCTTGAATGAAAAGTGTAAACATCGATGGAATGATTAA
- the LOC101496948 gene encoding large ribosomal subunit protein P1z-like yields MSIGETACSYALLILEDDKIPATADNITTLLKSAKVEVESFWPSLFAKLAEKKNIRDLISSAAGGGAPVTVAAAPVAAAGGAAAAAAPAAEEKKKEEPAEESDDDMGFSLFD; encoded by the exons ATGTCGATTGGAGAGACTGCTTGCTCCTACGCCCTTCTCATCCTTGAAGATGATAAAATCCCCGCAACT GCTGACAACATCACCACCTTGTTGAAAAGTGCAAAGGTAGAAGTAGAATCGTTTTGGCCCAGCTTATTTGCCAAGCTTGCTGAGAAGAAAAATATTAGGGATTTGATTTCCAGTGCTGCTGGCGGTGGAGCTCCAGTCACCGTTGCCGCAGCTCCAGTTGCTGCTGCAGGTGGTGCTGCGGCTGCCGCTGCTCCAGCAGCTGAGGAGAAGAAGAAG GAAGAACCAGCAGAAGAGAGTGACGATGACATGGGCTTTAGCTTGTTTGATTAG